A single region of the Salicibibacter cibi genome encodes:
- the remB gene encoding extracellular matrix regulator RemB has product MFVHIGGYTVIRSKDIVAILNYDVQESSTITQQYLASLNENEIVKIAEDYNSTKSLVITSEKLYHSPISSTTLKRRSQNMLDDGNDEA; this is encoded by the coding sequence TTGTTTGTTCACATTGGTGGATATACAGTCATCCGCTCCAAAGATATCGTTGCCATTTTAAATTACGACGTCCAGGAATCGTCGACGATTACCCAACAATATCTCGCATCCTTAAATGAAAATGAGATCGTAAAAATTGCGGAGGATTACAATTCAACAAAATCACTCGTCATCACCTCCGAGAAATTATATCATTCGCCCATTTCCTCCACGACCTTGAAACGACGCTCGCAAAATATGCTCGATGACGGCAACGATGAAGCATGA